A genome region from Arachis duranensis cultivar V14167 chromosome 6, aradu.V14167.gnm2.J7QH, whole genome shotgun sequence includes the following:
- the LOC107493977 gene encoding protein CIA1, producing MERLELKEIQRLEGHTDRVWSLAWNPVTGHNGVPLLFASCSGDKTIRIWEQNLSSGVWSTKAVLDEPHTRTVRSCAWSPSGKLLATASFDATTAIWENVGGDYECVSTLEGHEHEVKSVSWNASGNLLATCSRDKSVWIWEVLPGNEFECVSVLQGHTQDVKMVKWHPTMDILFSCSYDNTIKVWADEGDSDDWQCIQTIGEPNNGHTSTVWALSFNASGDKMVTCSDDLTLKIWESENIGMQSGGGFRHWRHFCTLTGYHDRTIFSVHWSREGIFASGAADDAIRLFVDDNESQVDGPLYKLLLKKEKAHDMDINSVQWSPGEKPLLASASDDGTIKVWELVSQR from the exons ATGGAGAGGTTGGAACTAAAGGAAATTCAGAGACTCGAAGGCCACACTGATAGGGTTTGGAGCTTGGCTTGGAACCCCGTCACCGGCCACAACGGTGTCCCACTCCTCTTTGCCTCTTGCAGTGGCGACAAAACTATTCGAATCTGGGAACAGAACCTCTCCTCTGGTGTCTGGTCCACCAAG GCGGTTTTGGATGAGCCGCACACTCGAACCGTTCGGTCGTGCGCTTGGTCACCTTCTGGTAAGCTGCTGGCCACGGCAAGTTTTGATGCCACTACAGCTATATGGGAGAATGTTGGGGGTGATTACGAGTGTGTCTCCACTTTGGAG GGTCATGAACACGAAGTGAAGAGTGTGTCTTGGAATGCATCTGGAAACCTACTTGCAACGTGTAGTAGAGATAAATCTGTTTGGATATGGGAAGTGCTGCCAGGGAATGAATTTGAGTGTGTGTCAGTGTTGCAAGGACATACCCAAGATGTGAAAATGGTGAAATGGCATCCAACAATGGATATCTTATTTTCATGTAGTTATGATAACACTATTAAG GTTTGGGCAGATGAAGGTGATAGTGACGATTGGCAATGCATTCAAACAATAGGAGAACCGAATAA TGGTCATACTTCAACTGTTTGGGCACTCTCTTTCAATGCCAGTGGTGATAAAATGGTTACTTGCAG TGATGATCTTACGCTTAAGATATGGGAATCAGAAAATATAGGGATGCAATCTGGTGGTGGATTCAGACATTG GAGACATTTTTGCACTCTTACAGGGTATCATGATCGGACAATTTTCTCTGTTCATTGGTCAAG AGAAGGTATCTTTGCTAGTGGAGCTGCCGATGATGCTATACGTCTTTTTGTGGATGACAATGAAAGTCAA GTGGATGGTCCTCTGTACAAGTTGCTGCTGAAGAAGGAAAAGGCCCATGATATGGACATAAATTCAGTGCAATGGAGCCCTGGG